The following proteins are co-located in the Xyrauchen texanus isolate HMW12.3.18 chromosome 43, RBS_HiC_50CHRs, whole genome shotgun sequence genome:
- the purg gene encoding purine-rich element-binding protein gamma, translated as MIMADSHRRGMDRGRGRMPSGYSQQQYVSNKASDIQELASKRVDIQKKRFYLDVKQSTRGRFLKIAEVWIGRGRHDNIRKSKLTLSMSMAPDLRFCLGDFIDYYAHIGLRGCQQAPRPEEQSNGQGRVMDSRRRAVPDQPASSTGSAASEEQIHRVLKSEFIERDNRKYYLDLKENQRGRFLRIRQTVTRGHGTMGYYGQGIEQTIVLPAQGLIEFRDALSQLIDDYGDDEPDRAAQNRDESPELPEAASFRVDNKRFYFDVGSNRFGVFLKISEVRQPYRNTITVPLKAWARFGENFIRYEEEMRHIFSCHKDKRTDTDEHDD; from the coding sequence ATGATTATGGCCGATAGTCACCGGAGGGGGATGGACAGAGGCAGAGGCAGGATGCCATCAGGATACTCGCAGCAGCAGTATGTGAGCAACAAAGCGTCAGACATACAGGAGCTCGCGTCCAAACGCGTGGACATCCAGAAGAAGCGCTTCTACCTGGACGTCAAGCAGAGCACCAGGGGTCGCTTCCTGAAGATCGCCGAGGTGTGGATCGGCCGAGGCCGGCACGACAACATAaggaagagcaagctcaccctctCCATGTCCATGGCACCCGATTTGCGCTTCTGCTTGGGGGATTTCATCGATTATTACGCGCACATCGGGCTCCGAGGATGCCAGCAGGCGCCGCGGCCGGAGGAGCAGAGTAACGGCCAGGGCCGCGTGATGGACTCCCGCAGGAGAGCAGTGCCGGATCAGCCGGCATCATCCACCGGCTCCGCCGCGTCCGAGGAGCAGATCCACCGGGTGTTGAAGAGCGAGTTCATCGAGAGAGACAATAGAAAATACTATCTGGACCTTAAGGAGAACCAGCGCGGTCGGTTCCTGCGCATCAGACAGACCGTCACCAGAGGACACGGTACCATGGGCTACTACGGTCAAGGCATCGAGCAGACGATCGTGCTGCCCGCTCAAGGGCTCATCGAGTTCAGGGACGCGCTGTCTCAACTCATCGACGATTACGGCGACGACGAGCCCGACCGGGCCGCGCAGAACCGCGACGAGTCACCTGAGCTGCCCGAGGCCGCGTCGTTTCGCGTCGACAATAAGCGCTTTTACTTCGACGTGGGCTCGAACAGGTTCGGCGTGTTTCTGAAGATCAGTGAGGTCCGACAGCCCTACAGGAACACCATCACCGTGCCTCTGAAAGCCTGGGCGCGCTTCGGCGAGAACTTCATCAGGTATGAGGAGGAGATGCGACACATCTTCAGCTGTCACAAAGACAAGCGGACAGACACGGACGAGCACGATGATTGA